One Gemmatimonas sp. DNA segment encodes these proteins:
- a CDS encoding DEAD/DEAH box helicase, which translates to MKQPDERDVAARNSERDVSETGFAALGLDPRIASALAALGYEEPTPVQRAAIPPLLEGRDVLAQAATGTGKTAAFALPLLSRVNTSAKGAERTSALILVPTRELAMQVAEAVHRYGKPMGVSALAVYGGSSMEMQVRALKRGVDVVIATPGRALDHIRRHTLQMTSLKTVVLDEADEMLDMGFAEDLEAILEATPKSRQTALFSATLPPRIASIAKRQLRDPVLVTIDREIVPDGEAARVRQVAYIVPRAHKMTALARVLDIEQPTSAIVFCRTRTEVDELSETLMARGLRADALHGGLSQDQRDRVMTKFRTKKTDLLIATDVAARGLDVKHVSHVVNFDVPADAESYVHRIGRTGRAGREGVAITLAEPREHRLLRNIERMTSQRIEIAQVPTVDDLRAHRLELVRTTLRETIMEGGLDKFRGIVESLAGEFDVMDIAAAAVKLFDANDETDEPDIPAVQPRSDDRGSRDSSRGRDGARDSAREGGRPSRSGEEEAPRGAKAAKRSKPEWSVARLWVGAGRKLKMRPGDLVGAIANEVGIDASVIGAIQIADGYSTVEVPEEIAEDIITALRNTTIKGKKVLVRRDRMR; encoded by the coding sequence ATGAAACAGCCGGACGAGCGCGATGTCGCCGCACGGAACAGCGAGCGCGACGTCAGCGAAACCGGATTCGCGGCCCTCGGACTCGACCCCCGCATTGCCTCAGCGCTTGCTGCGCTAGGCTACGAAGAACCAACGCCTGTTCAGCGTGCCGCGATTCCGCCACTGCTGGAAGGACGAGATGTATTGGCCCAGGCGGCCACCGGTACTGGCAAGACCGCCGCGTTCGCGCTGCCGTTGCTGAGCCGCGTGAACACGAGCGCCAAAGGCGCCGAGCGCACGTCGGCGCTGATCCTCGTGCCCACTCGTGAACTCGCCATGCAGGTGGCGGAAGCCGTGCACCGCTACGGCAAGCCGATGGGTGTGAGCGCGCTGGCCGTGTACGGCGGCTCATCCATGGAGATGCAGGTCCGCGCCCTCAAGCGCGGCGTGGATGTCGTGATCGCGACGCCGGGACGGGCGCTCGATCATATCCGTCGTCACACGCTGCAAATGACGTCGCTCAAGACCGTCGTGCTGGACGAGGCCGACGAGATGCTCGACATGGGCTTCGCGGAAGATCTCGAGGCGATTCTCGAGGCCACGCCGAAGTCGCGTCAGACGGCGCTGTTTTCGGCCACGTTGCCGCCGCGCATCGCCAGCATCGCCAAGCGTCAGCTGCGTGATCCGGTGCTCGTCACGATCGATCGCGAAATCGTACCCGATGGCGAAGCGGCCCGAGTGCGCCAGGTCGCGTACATCGTACCGCGGGCCCACAAGATGACGGCCCTCGCGCGCGTGCTCGACATCGAGCAGCCCACGAGTGCCATTGTGTTCTGCCGTACGCGCACCGAAGTGGACGAGCTCAGTGAAACGCTCATGGCGCGTGGTCTGCGCGCCGACGCGTTGCACGGTGGTTTGAGTCAGGATCAGCGCGACCGCGTGATGACCAAGTTCCGCACGAAGAAGACCGATCTGCTCATCGCGACGGATGTCGCGGCGCGTGGTCTCGACGTGAAGCACGTGTCGCACGTGGTGAACTTCGATGTGCCGGCCGACGCCGAATCGTATGTGCACCGCATCGGCCGCACGGGTCGTGCCGGTCGTGAAGGGGTCGCGATCACGCTGGCCGAGCCGCGCGAACATCGGTTGTTGCGCAACATCGAACGCATGACGAGTCAGCGGATCGAGATCGCGCAGGTGCCGACGGTCGACGATCTGCGCGCGCATCGGTTGGAGTTGGTGCGCACGACGCTGCGCGAGACCATCATGGAAGGTGGCCTCGACAAGTTCCGCGGCATCGTGGAGTCGCTGGCCGGTGAGTTCGACGTGATGGACATCGCCGCCGCGGCCGTGAAGCTGTTCGATGCGAACGACGAGACCGACGAGCCGGACATCCCCGCCGTACAACCGCGCTCTGACGATCGTGGGTCGCGCGACAGCAGCCGTGGTCGTGATGGCGCACGCGACAGTGCACGTGAAGGTGGTCGTCCGAGCCGCAGTGGCGAAGAGGAAGCACCTCGCGGCGCCAAGGCCGCCAAGCGTTCGAAGCCGGAATGGAGCGTCGCACGGTTGTGGGTCGGTGCCGGTCGCAAGCTGAAGATGCGTCCGGGCGATCTCGTGGGCGCGATCGCGAACGAAGTGGGTATCGACGCCAGCGTGATCGGTGCGATCCAGATTGCCGATGGATACAGCACGGTCGAGGTCCCGGAGGAAATCGCCGAGGATATCATCACGGCGCTGCGGAACACGACGATCAAGGGCAAGAAGGTGTTGGTGCGTCGGGATCGGATGCGCTAG
- a CDS encoding ATP-binding protein: MSLYSTATFVLYFAAQAGSLELSQRNGGNAGLWPASAVGLVFILGAPNNRRWLAALVTVGANAAAHLLFGSMPVEQLPLALGVRLLADWGGAELVIRVLGARPALNRSQPMLAFAALVALVVTPIVATVGALASAVTGGPAFPVSFIQWYVPEVVMTLMLAPALWASVQWVEHGRHRPWRAAARRGLERAVVLAVLAIAVGLVTLQPTTSVVSLPISIAAVPLMIVIAYRYGVGTTAWAGIVMFATLLLVTAGGAGPFANSRAPGFTRYVAIELYAGVLSISLVLMAAALKDLRESSDRLQSFLNTTDSAIVAVDSGRRIVGFSPNAARMFLKLANHSLARGQDPLGPVQGTPDTMIRRTKAWTSALAGQPDSATLEPDPATRVEMRYEPMLGADGQIVGAVATAIDLVQQEREEQASTRASRLEAIGRLAGGVAHDVNNLMTIVLGQTFVLRSGVTTGSEVAAIEEIEETVERTKRLSAQLLAFSRAQSLAPTVVTLATQVDATVSLLRRVVEERTVIHAEHRGPDWRVSLDIGQFEQVLLNLAVNARDAMPDGGELNIVTDSVRIASSDAERTRLAPGEYATLQMCDTGQGIAPEFLRDIFEPFVTTKGSKGTGLGLATVDAIMRKAGGDVTVESRLGIGTCFRLRFPRSHAAATVLPPRRGVVPPASKPAKLIVCEDEPAIRRIVIRTLESAGYLVHEAPTADDALAWLDGAGDDSELLVSDIVMPGMSGVQLLRAARAKKPQLRVLLMTGYSDGVLDSLEDIERPDGLLAKPFRGEELIASVQQILAGPRPAA, from the coding sequence ATGTCGCTGTATTCCACGGCGACGTTCGTGCTCTACTTTGCCGCCCAGGCTGGATCGTTGGAGCTAAGCCAGCGGAACGGTGGAAACGCCGGCCTCTGGCCCGCCAGCGCCGTCGGCCTCGTCTTCATTCTCGGAGCGCCCAACAATCGCCGGTGGCTGGCGGCGCTCGTGACGGTCGGCGCCAACGCTGCGGCCCATTTGCTCTTCGGGTCGATGCCCGTCGAGCAACTGCCACTCGCCCTCGGCGTTCGCCTGCTCGCGGACTGGGGCGGCGCCGAACTGGTCATCCGTGTCCTCGGTGCCCGCCCTGCGTTGAATCGAAGTCAGCCGATGCTCGCGTTTGCGGCACTCGTCGCGCTGGTCGTCACGCCCATCGTCGCGACGGTCGGTGCTCTCGCGAGTGCGGTGACCGGCGGCCCGGCGTTTCCGGTGAGTTTTATCCAGTGGTACGTCCCCGAAGTCGTCATGACGCTCATGCTGGCACCGGCACTCTGGGCATCGGTGCAGTGGGTAGAGCACGGGCGACACCGGCCATGGCGAGCGGCCGCGAGGCGCGGACTCGAACGTGCCGTGGTGCTGGCAGTACTCGCCATCGCCGTCGGTCTGGTGACCCTGCAGCCGACGACGTCGGTAGTCTCTCTGCCAATCAGTATCGCGGCCGTCCCACTCATGATCGTCATCGCCTATCGCTATGGCGTCGGGACCACGGCGTGGGCAGGGATCGTGATGTTCGCCACGCTGCTCTTGGTCACCGCCGGCGGCGCGGGGCCCTTCGCGAACTCACGTGCCCCGGGGTTCACGCGCTATGTCGCAATCGAGCTCTACGCCGGTGTGCTCAGCATTTCTTTGGTGTTGATGGCCGCCGCTCTGAAGGATCTACGCGAGTCCTCCGATCGATTGCAGTCGTTCCTCAATACCACCGACAGTGCAATCGTCGCCGTGGACTCCGGCCGTCGCATTGTGGGATTCAGTCCGAATGCCGCGCGCATGTTCCTGAAGCTCGCCAACCACAGCCTCGCCCGCGGTCAGGACCCGCTCGGCCCGGTGCAGGGCACGCCCGACACCATGATACGGCGAACGAAGGCCTGGACCAGTGCACTCGCCGGGCAACCGGATAGTGCGACGCTTGAACCGGATCCGGCCACGCGCGTTGAAATGCGCTACGAGCCGATGCTCGGCGCTGACGGACAGATAGTCGGGGCAGTCGCCACCGCGATCGACCTCGTCCAGCAAGAGCGCGAGGAGCAGGCGAGTACGCGGGCGAGTCGCCTCGAGGCGATCGGGCGGTTGGCCGGTGGCGTCGCGCACGATGTCAATAATTTGATGACGATCGTACTCGGACAGACCTTCGTGTTGCGCTCCGGTGTCACAACCGGGAGCGAGGTGGCGGCGATCGAGGAAATCGAGGAGACCGTGGAACGCACCAAGCGGCTGAGTGCGCAGCTCCTCGCCTTCTCTCGAGCTCAATCCCTCGCACCAACCGTCGTCACGCTCGCGACACAGGTTGACGCGACCGTCTCACTCCTCCGTCGCGTGGTCGAAGAGCGCACGGTGATTCACGCCGAGCATCGCGGCCCCGATTGGCGCGTCTCGCTGGACATTGGCCAGTTCGAGCAGGTCCTGTTGAATCTCGCGGTCAATGCGCGGGATGCGATGCCCGACGGCGGTGAACTCAATATCGTGACCGATAGCGTTCGGATCGCGTCCAGCGACGCCGAGCGAACGCGACTGGCCCCCGGCGAGTACGCGACGCTGCAGATGTGCGACACAGGCCAAGGCATCGCACCGGAATTCTTGCGTGACATTTTTGAGCCGTTCGTCACGACCAAGGGCTCGAAAGGAACAGGACTCGGGCTAGCCACGGTCGACGCCATTATGCGAAAGGCGGGTGGCGATGTGACGGTTGAGAGTCGTCTGGGCATAGGCACCTGCTTCCGCCTCCGATTTCCGCGCTCACATGCTGCGGCCACCGTGCTGCCCCCGCGGCGGGGGGTCGTGCCGCCGGCCTCGAAGCCAGCCAAACTCATTGTCTGCGAGGATGAACCGGCCATTCGACGCATCGTCATTCGAACGCTCGAGTCCGCCGGCTATCTCGTGCACGAGGCGCCTACCGCCGACGACGCACTCGCCTGGCTCGACGGAGCCGGCGACGACAGCGAGCTGCTCGTCTCCGATATTGTGATGCCGGGTATGAGCGGCGTCCAACTGCTTCGCGCCGCACGCGCCAAGAAGCCGCAGTTGCGCGTGCTGCTGATGACCGGGTACTCGGATGGCGTGCTCGATTCCCTCGAGGATATCGAACGACCGGATGGCCTGCTGGCAAAGCCCTTTCGCGGTGAAGAACTCATCGCCAGCGTGCAACAGATCCTGGCGGGACCCAGGCCGGCGGCCTGA
- a CDS encoding DUF5916 domain-containing protein has product MHLRSQRFATALCLGLTAHSLSAQPVAPLGGAGGGATSSGTGASVMTRTPDGRVSVRVSRIAERMTLDGTLSEAVYGRVAPFTGFVQQEPNEGAAATEKTEAWIFFDDENLYVAARLYESEPSRRVMSDMRRDAQNMYNNDHLAVIFDTFNDHRNGFGFSTNRIGGLFDFSATNEQPSSNWNALWTSKAQDFDGGWTVEIRIPFRSIRFADGAATWGVNMRRMVRWKNETSFLSGVPRAWGRRALNKVSDAAVMTGIEAPSGGRYIDIKPYALGSLLTNATATPAIRNARDGNMGLDAKWGITPQVVADLTYNTDFAQVEDDEAQVNLTRFSLFFPEKREFFLEGQDAFAFAGVGGGGGGGGGGGGGGGGFGTPGASPNDNLAPTLFYSRRIGLTNSGPAPIIGGGRVLGRSGPWQVGALSMQTDDVRAAGAPSTNFSVVRVNRDILSRSRLGLIATRRDPAGAISSNLAVGADAQLNLRTDLAITGFVARTSRDSLQRDPTSYRARIDWNGDRYGANVERMSVGDGFDPQVGFLRRTGFQRSYALARFSPRPAHVPHVRKFTMQGSADHITSMTGTLQSEDFRSYLGTEFANGDLLSAEVAQVFEQLVVPFGVAKGVTVPVGGYRFNQAKASYTLGPQHRVSGGITLTYGGFYGGTLTETSWRGRIEISPQWYIEPTLSRNHVDGPYGSGDANLLSTRLTYTVTPRMFMAALLQYQSRNSSMSSNLRLRWEYQPGSEFFLVYSDGRTTIGPNYPELENRSVVVKLTKLLRW; this is encoded by the coding sequence ATGCATCTGCGATCTCAGCGGTTCGCCACCGCCCTGTGTCTCGGTCTGACGGCGCACTCGCTGTCTGCCCAACCGGTGGCACCACTCGGGGGAGCGGGCGGCGGCGCGACGTCGTCGGGCACCGGAGCGTCCGTCATGACGCGCACGCCAGACGGACGCGTCTCGGTACGGGTCTCGCGGATCGCGGAGCGTATGACCCTCGACGGCACGCTCAGCGAAGCCGTATACGGCCGAGTCGCGCCCTTCACGGGCTTCGTGCAGCAGGAGCCGAACGAAGGCGCAGCGGCCACGGAGAAAACCGAAGCCTGGATCTTCTTCGACGACGAGAACCTCTACGTTGCCGCACGGCTCTACGAGAGCGAACCGTCACGCCGCGTGATGAGCGACATGCGACGTGATGCACAGAACATGTACAACAACGACCACCTCGCGGTCATTTTCGACACGTTCAATGATCATCGGAACGGCTTCGGCTTCTCCACGAACCGCATTGGCGGGCTGTTCGACTTTTCTGCGACCAACGAACAGCCCAGCTCCAACTGGAACGCACTCTGGACCTCGAAGGCACAGGACTTCGACGGCGGCTGGACCGTCGAAATCCGGATTCCGTTTCGCTCGATCCGTTTTGCTGACGGCGCAGCGACGTGGGGCGTGAACATGCGCCGCATGGTCCGCTGGAAGAACGAAACGTCGTTCTTGAGCGGCGTGCCGCGGGCGTGGGGGCGGCGGGCGTTGAACAAGGTGTCCGATGCGGCGGTGATGACGGGGATCGAGGCGCCGTCCGGTGGCCGGTATATCGACATCAAGCCCTACGCGCTGGGCTCGCTGCTGACCAACGCCACCGCCACGCCCGCAATACGCAACGCGCGCGATGGCAACATGGGCCTCGATGCGAAATGGGGGATCACGCCACAGGTCGTGGCAGATCTCACGTACAACACCGACTTTGCGCAGGTCGAAGACGACGAAGCGCAGGTCAACCTTACCCGTTTCTCATTGTTCTTCCCGGAGAAGCGTGAGTTCTTCCTCGAGGGGCAGGACGCGTTCGCCTTCGCCGGCGTTGGTGGCGGTGGTGGGGGGGGCGGCGGCGGTGGTGGCGGTGGCGGTGGCTTCGGCACACCCGGTGCCAGCCCCAACGACAACCTCGCGCCCACGTTGTTTTACAGTCGCCGGATCGGACTCACCAATAGCGGACCCGCGCCGATCATTGGCGGCGGGCGCGTTTTGGGCCGCTCCGGACCATGGCAAGTCGGCGCCCTCAGCATGCAGACCGACGATGTCCGAGCCGCCGGTGCGCCATCCACGAACTTTTCCGTGGTGCGTGTCAATCGGGACATCCTCAGTCGGAGCCGCCTCGGGCTGATCGCGACGCGTCGCGACCCGGCCGGGGCGATCAGCAGCAATCTGGCCGTCGGCGCCGACGCACAATTGAACCTTCGTACCGATCTCGCGATCACCGGTTTCGTCGCGCGCACCTCGCGAGACTCACTCCAGCGCGATCCGACGAGCTATCGCGCGCGCATCGACTGGAATGGGGATCGCTATGGCGCGAACGTCGAGCGGATGTCCGTGGGCGACGGCTTCGACCCACAGGTCGGGTTCCTACGTCGCACGGGCTTCCAGCGTTCGTATGCGCTCGCGCGATTCAGCCCGCGGCCGGCGCATGTGCCCCACGTGCGGAAATTCACGATGCAAGGCAGTGCCGATCACATCACCTCGATGACCGGGACACTCCAGTCGGAGGATTTTCGCTCCTATCTCGGCACCGAGTTCGCCAACGGCGACCTGCTCTCTGCTGAAGTGGCTCAGGTGTTCGAACAACTCGTCGTGCCGTTCGGCGTGGCCAAAGGCGTGACGGTGCCCGTCGGTGGCTACCGTTTCAATCAGGCAAAGGCGTCGTACACGCTGGGCCCGCAGCACCGCGTCAGTGGCGGAATCACGCTCACCTACGGCGGCTTTTATGGTGGCACGCTCACCGAAACCAGCTGGCGCGGTCGCATCGAGATTTCGCCGCAGTGGTACATCGAGCCCACGCTCTCGCGTAATCATGTGGATGGCCCGTACGGCAGCGGCGACGCGAATCTGCTGAGCACGCGCCTCACGTATACCGTGACGCCGCGCATGTTCATGGCCGCGCTCCTTCAGTATCAGTCGCGCAATTCGTCCATGTCCAGCAACCTGCGACTCCGCTGGGAATATCAGCCAGGCAGTGAATTCTTTCTGGTCTACAGCGACGGACGAACGACGATCGGACCCAACTATCCCGAACTCGAGAACCGCTCCGTCGTGGTGAAGCTCACCAAGCTGCTGCGTTGGTAG
- a CDS encoding SET domain-containing protein-lysine N-methyltransferase — MTDTSLPFEVRHSPIQGFGGYATRPIAAGTRIIEYAGERLTPEAAEARYPDVIGERHHTYLFAIDDEAVVDAAVNGNEARFLNHSCAPNCDAVIDDGRIWIDAIHDIEVGEELVYDYAYILPERHTPAAKKRFPCSCGAITCRGTILAKKR, encoded by the coding sequence ATGACCGATACATCACTTCCGTTTGAGGTCCGCCACTCCCCGATTCAGGGATTCGGGGGCTACGCGACCCGCCCGATTGCCGCCGGCACGCGCATAATCGAGTATGCCGGCGAGCGGCTGACCCCGGAAGCGGCGGAGGCGCGCTACCCCGACGTGATCGGCGAGCGGCACCATACCTATTTGTTCGCCATTGATGACGAAGCGGTGGTCGACGCGGCGGTAAACGGGAACGAGGCCCGGTTTCTCAACCACTCCTGCGCCCCGAATTGCGACGCCGTGATCGACGACGGCCGCATTTGGATCGACGCCATCCATGACATCGAGGTGGGTGAAGAGCTGGTCTACGATTACGCCTACATCCTCCCGGAGCGCCACACGCCAGCCGCCAAGAAGCGATTTCCGTGCTCCTGCGGCGCGATCACG
- a CDS encoding NAD(P)/FAD-dependent oxidoreductase, with the protein MKAEPNTSTRMTSMHATDPRPHVVIVGGGFAGLTAARTLAEAEVRITLVDRTNHHLFQPLLYQVATAVLNPADITVPIRWMLRNQPNATVIMAEVDRIDVPQHTLTLDGGSSTVGWDYLIVASGARHAYFGHPEWENNAPGLKSIEDALEMRRRFLLSFEAAERASAEGQREALLTFVIVGGGPTGVELAGMIPEITRKAMKHDFRRIDPSTARVVLLEAGPRLLPQFPETLSARAERDLRDLGVDVRTNTAVTSVDDAGVTVASGERIFAHTVFWGAGNQASPLGKQLGAPLDRAGRVVVSSDLSVPNDPHVFAIGDIASVLTAAGTPVPAVAPAANQMGAHAAQAILHDLRGTPRKPFTYFNKGDLATIGRHRAVASIGAVKLQGNIAWLAWLFIHILYLAGFRNRITVFVQWAYQYITYQRGVRLITGTTAHRLLKTSGDRELARAEAREDETA; encoded by the coding sequence GTGAAGGCTGAACCGAACACCAGTACGCGCATGACGAGCATGCACGCCACCGACCCTCGACCACATGTGGTCATCGTCGGTGGCGGTTTTGCAGGACTTACGGCCGCGCGTACACTGGCCGAAGCCGAGGTGCGGATCACGCTCGTCGACCGCACTAATCACCATCTGTTTCAGCCACTGTTGTATCAGGTGGCGACGGCGGTGCTCAACCCCGCCGACATCACCGTGCCGATTCGCTGGATGCTGCGTAATCAGCCGAATGCGACGGTGATCATGGCGGAGGTGGACCGCATCGATGTGCCGCAGCACACGCTGACGCTCGATGGCGGCAGCAGCACGGTGGGGTGGGACTACCTCATCGTGGCCAGCGGCGCGCGACACGCCTACTTTGGCCATCCGGAGTGGGAGAACAACGCACCGGGGCTCAAGAGCATCGAAGACGCGCTCGAGATGCGACGTCGCTTTTTGCTCAGCTTCGAAGCGGCCGAACGCGCCAGCGCCGAAGGTCAACGAGAGGCCCTGCTGACCTTCGTCATCGTCGGTGGCGGTCCGACCGGCGTGGAGCTGGCGGGCATGATCCCCGAGATCACGCGCAAAGCCATGAAGCACGACTTCCGTCGCATCGATCCGTCCACGGCCCGCGTGGTGCTGCTGGAGGCAGGCCCTCGCCTGTTGCCGCAGTTCCCCGAAACACTCAGCGCGCGCGCGGAACGTGACCTGCGCGACCTGGGCGTGGATGTGCGTACGAACACCGCCGTCACCAGCGTCGACGACGCCGGCGTGACCGTGGCGTCGGGCGAGCGCATCTTCGCGCACACCGTATTCTGGGGTGCCGGCAATCAGGCCTCACCGCTCGGCAAACAGCTCGGTGCTCCGCTCGATCGCGCCGGGCGCGTAGTGGTGTCCTCCGACCTCTCGGTACCCAACGACCCGCACGTCTTTGCCATCGGGGATATCGCGTCCGTGCTCACCGCTGCCGGCACACCGGTTCCGGCCGTGGCACCGGCCGCCAATCAGATGGGCGCCCACGCCGCACAGGCGATTCTGCACGACCTGCGCGGTACGCCGCGCAAGCCCTTCACGTATTTCAACAAGGGCGACCTCGCCACGATCGGCCGACATCGCGCCGTTGCTTCGATCGGAGCCGTGAAGCTGCAGGGCAACATCGCGTGGCTTGCCTGGCTCTTCATTCACATCCTGTATCTCGCCGGATTCCGCAATCGCATCACCGTGTTCGTGCAGTGGGCCTATCAGTACATCACGTATCAGCGCGGCGTGCGACTGATCACTGGCACCACGGCCCACCGCTTGCTCAAGACCAGCGGCGACCGCGAACTCGCACGGGCAGAGGCTCGCGAAGACGAGACGGCGTAG